The following proteins are encoded in a genomic region of Burkholderia pyrrocinia:
- the adk gene encoding adenylate kinase, protein MRLILLGAPGAGKGTQANFIKEKFGIPQISTGDMLRAAVKAGTPLGVEAKGYMDAGKLVPDALIIGLVKERLKESDCANGYLFDGFPRTIAQADAMKEAGVAIDYVLEIDVPFSEIVERISGRRTHPASGRTYHVKFNPPKVEGHDDVTGEPLIQRDDDKEETVKKRLEVYEAQTKPLITYYGDWAQRGEENGLKAPQYRKISGLGSVDEIRERAFDALK, encoded by the coding sequence ATGCGTTTGATCCTGTTGGGCGCGCCCGGCGCGGGAAAGGGCACCCAGGCAAACTTCATCAAGGAAAAGTTCGGCATCCCGCAAATCTCGACGGGCGACATGCTGCGCGCGGCCGTGAAGGCCGGCACACCGCTCGGCGTCGAGGCGAAGGGCTACATGGACGCCGGCAAGCTCGTGCCGGACGCGCTGATCATCGGCCTCGTCAAGGAGCGCCTGAAGGAATCCGACTGCGCGAACGGCTATCTGTTCGACGGTTTCCCGCGCACGATCGCGCAGGCTGACGCGATGAAAGAAGCCGGCGTCGCGATCGACTACGTGCTCGAGATCGACGTGCCGTTCTCGGAAATCGTCGAGCGCATCAGCGGCCGCCGCACGCACCCGGCATCGGGCCGCACGTACCACGTCAAGTTCAACCCGCCGAAGGTCGAGGGCCACGACGACGTGACGGGCGAACCGCTGATCCAGCGCGACGACGACAAGGAAGAAACCGTCAAGAAGCGTCTCGAAGTGTACGAAGCGCAGACCAAGCCGCTGATCACGTACTACGGCGACTGGGCGCAGCGCGGCGAGGAAAACGGCCTGAAGGCGCCGCAGTATCGCAAGATCTCGGGCCTCGGCAGCGTCGATGAAATCCGCGAGCGCGCGTTTGACGCACTGAAGTAA
- the kdsB gene encoding 3-deoxy-manno-octulosonate cytidylyltransferase, with the protein MTHPQPFIAVIPARLASTRLPNKPLADLGGKPMVVRVAERAREAGAQQVLVASDAQSVLDAARDHGFEAVLTRADHPSGTDRLAEVAATFGWSDDTVVVNVQGDEPLIDPVLVRDVASHLAAHPACAIATAAHPIHEAADVFNPNVVKVALDAQSVALYFSRAPIPWSRDAYQPHWPDVAAMPAPAFPVYRHIGLYAYRARFLRTYPSLAQAPIEQAEQLEQLRAIWHGERIAVLITERAPEAGIDTPADLARVQALFQPGSK; encoded by the coding sequence ATGACTCACCCGCAACCTTTCATCGCCGTCATTCCCGCCAGGCTCGCGTCGACGCGGCTCCCGAACAAGCCGCTCGCCGATCTCGGCGGCAAGCCGATGGTCGTGCGCGTCGCCGAGCGCGCGCGCGAAGCGGGCGCGCAGCAGGTGCTCGTCGCGTCCGACGCGCAGAGCGTGCTCGATGCGGCGCGCGATCACGGCTTCGAAGCGGTGCTGACGCGTGCCGACCATCCGTCCGGCACCGACCGGCTCGCGGAAGTCGCAGCGACGTTCGGGTGGAGCGACGACACCGTCGTCGTCAACGTGCAGGGCGACGAGCCGCTGATCGACCCCGTGCTCGTGCGCGACGTGGCGTCGCACCTGGCCGCGCATCCGGCCTGTGCGATCGCGACGGCCGCACACCCGATTCACGAAGCGGCCGATGTGTTCAACCCGAACGTCGTGAAGGTCGCGCTCGACGCGCAGAGCGTCGCGCTGTACTTCTCGCGCGCGCCGATTCCGTGGAGCCGCGACGCATACCAGCCGCACTGGCCCGACGTCGCGGCCATGCCAGCTCCGGCATTCCCGGTCTACCGGCACATCGGCCTCTATGCGTATCGCGCGCGTTTCCTGCGCACGTATCCGTCGCTCGCGCAGGCGCCGATCGAACAGGCCGAGCAGCTCGAACAGCTGCGCGCGATCTGGCACGGCGAACGCATCGCGGTGCTGATCACCGAGCGCGCGCCCGAAGCCGGCATCGACACGCCGGCCGATCTCGCGCGCGTGCAGGCCCTTTTTCAGCCGGGATCAAAATAA
- a CDS encoding Trm112 family protein, whose protein sequence is MDARLLEILVCPICKGPLHYDRAAQELICNADKLAYPIRDGIPVMLVDEARQTVEGTPVDPAGR, encoded by the coding sequence GTGGACGCTCGCCTGCTTGAAATCCTTGTGTGCCCTATCTGCAAAGGCCCGCTCCACTACGACCGTGCCGCGCAGGAGCTGATCTGCAACGCGGACAAGCTCGCCTACCCGATCCGCGACGGCATCCCCGTGATGCTCGTCGACGAAGCGCGCCAGACCGTCGAAGGCACGCCGGTCGACCCGGCCGGCCGCTAA
- the lpxK gene encoding tetraacyldisaccharide 4'-kinase has translation MSAPGGPLARLEAHLTREWQRRGALAWALTPFACVFGLCAALRRTAYAQGWKKPVDVGVPVVVVGNVTVGGTGKTPTVIALVDALRAAGFTPGVVSRGYGANVKAPTAVTPASRAGAAGDEPLLIARRTGAPVWVCPDRVAAAQALRAAHPDVDVIVSDDGLQHYRLARTVELVVFDHRLGGNGFLLPAGPLREPLSRHRDATLVNDPYSGTLPPWPDTYSLALAPGAAWHLDQPALRRPLSQFANERVLAAAGIGAPERFFATLRAAGLAPATRALPDHYAFADNPFVDDAVDAILITEKDAVKLGASWRDARLWVVPVEAALDPRLIALVVEKLRGRSPA, from the coding sequence ATGAGCGCGCCCGGCGGCCCGCTCGCCCGGCTCGAAGCGCACCTGACACGCGAATGGCAGCGGCGCGGCGCGCTCGCGTGGGCGCTCACGCCGTTCGCGTGCGTGTTCGGCCTGTGCGCGGCGCTGCGGCGCACCGCTTACGCGCAGGGCTGGAAGAAGCCGGTCGACGTCGGTGTGCCCGTCGTCGTGGTCGGCAACGTGACCGTCGGCGGCACCGGCAAGACGCCGACCGTGATCGCGCTGGTCGACGCGCTGCGGGCGGCCGGCTTCACGCCCGGCGTCGTGTCGCGCGGCTACGGCGCGAACGTGAAGGCGCCGACCGCCGTCACGCCCGCGTCGCGCGCGGGCGCGGCCGGCGACGAACCGCTGCTGATCGCGCGCCGCACCGGCGCGCCCGTCTGGGTGTGCCCCGACCGCGTCGCGGCCGCGCAGGCGCTGCGCGCCGCGCATCCGGACGTCGACGTGATCGTCAGCGACGACGGCCTCCAGCACTACCGCCTCGCGCGCACGGTCGAACTCGTCGTGTTCGACCACCGGCTCGGCGGCAACGGCTTCCTGCTGCCGGCCGGCCCGCTGCGCGAGCCGCTGTCGCGGCACCGCGACGCCACGCTCGTCAACGATCCGTACAGCGGCACGCTGCCGCCGTGGCCCGACACCTACTCGCTCGCGCTCGCGCCGGGCGCCGCGTGGCACCTCGACCAGCCCGCGCTGCGCCGCCCGCTGTCGCAGTTCGCGAACGAGCGCGTGCTCGCCGCGGCCGGCATCGGCGCGCCGGAACGCTTCTTCGCGACGCTGCGCGCGGCCGGTCTCGCACCCGCGACGCGCGCGCTGCCCGACCACTACGCGTTCGCCGACAATCCGTTCGTCGACGACGCCGTCGACGCAATCCTGATTACCGAGAAGGATGCAGTAAAATTGGGCGCTTCCTGGCGCGACGCTCGACTCTGGGTCGTCCCCGTCGAAGCCGCGCTCGACCCTCGCCTCATTGCCCTCGTTGTGGAGAAACTCCGTGGACGCTCGCCTGCTTGA
- a CDS encoding SDR family NAD(P)-dependent oxidoreductase: MDIRGSVFLITGGASGLGAGTARMLAQAGGKVVLADLNEAAGAALATELGGVFVRCDVSSEADAQAAVDAATRAGTLRGLVNCAGIAPAAKTVGKDGAHPLHVFARTINVNLVGTFNMIRLAAAVMAATAPTSEGERGVIVSTASVAAFDGQIGQAAYAASKAGVAGMTLPIARDLSRSGIRVMTIAPGLFETPMLLGMPKDVQDALGAMVPFPPRLGKPAEYAMLVRQIVENPMLNGEVIRLDGAIRMQPK, translated from the coding sequence ATGGATATTCGCGGCAGCGTCTTTCTGATCACGGGCGGCGCATCGGGCCTCGGCGCCGGAACAGCCCGGATGCTCGCGCAGGCGGGCGGCAAGGTCGTGCTCGCCGACCTGAACGAGGCGGCGGGCGCTGCGCTCGCGACCGAGCTGGGCGGCGTCTTCGTGCGCTGCGACGTGTCGAGCGAGGCCGACGCGCAGGCGGCCGTCGACGCGGCGACGCGCGCGGGCACGCTGCGCGGCCTCGTGAACTGCGCGGGCATCGCGCCCGCCGCGAAAACGGTCGGCAAGGACGGTGCGCATCCGCTCCACGTGTTCGCGAGGACGATCAACGTGAACCTCGTCGGCACGTTCAACATGATCCGGCTCGCGGCCGCCGTGATGGCTGCGACCGCGCCGACCTCGGAAGGCGAGCGCGGCGTGATCGTCAGCACCGCGTCGGTCGCCGCATTCGACGGGCAGATCGGCCAGGCCGCTTACGCGGCATCGAAGGCCGGTGTCGCGGGCATGACATTGCCGATCGCGCGCGACCTGTCGCGCAGCGGCATCCGCGTGATGACGATCGCGCCCGGCCTGTTCGAGACGCCGATGCTGCTCGGCATGCCGAAGGACGTGCAGGACGCGCTCGGCGCGATGGTGCCGTTCCCGCCGCGGCTCGGCAAACCGGCCGAATACGCGATGCTGGTGCGCCAGATCGTCGAGAATCCGATGCTCAACGGCGAAGTGATCCGCCTCGACGGCGCGATCCGGATGCAGCCGAAGTAA